One region of Thermococcus sp. MAR1 genomic DNA includes:
- a CDS encoding nucleotidyl transferase AbiEii/AbiGii toxin family protein — MKRDVLLHAILRELYGEERFHGRYLFKGGTCLIKCYLGYYRFSVDLDFTFPLRGRLSRSERRKLISSEVRWLSEKLSHIAEEFGLDFRPFEGKAYNRDFVHFEGNENRKIVFFHLFMPTGEVVKIEVNFFEPVLFGERKVQPRTLLEGVKLENEERAYFFEELERYTTFPLTAYSPEEILAEKIRAILTRRVQKLRDFYDVFMLYMAGYDYSDVIDEALEKIRFSMRFSPERTIENLRVNLESIQNGRFNVAPELMENELKLVLTKPPESEFQEFMNNFLKVLSEIDFDKILRKQKGPNRLISEI; from the coding sequence GTGAAAAGAGACGTCCTTCTGCACGCAATCTTGCGGGAACTTTACGGAGAAGAGAGATTCCACGGACGGTATCTGTTCAAGGGTGGAACGTGCCTGATCAAGTGTTACCTGGGCTATTATCGCTTCAGCGTTGACCTCGACTTCACGTTTCCGCTGAGGGGCAGGCTCTCCCGCTCGGAGAGGAGAAAGCTGATAAGTTCTGAGGTAAGATGGCTTTCAGAAAAGCTCTCTCACATCGCCGAAGAGTTTGGCCTAGACTTCAGACCCTTTGAGGGAAAAGCATACAATCGAGACTTTGTTCATTTTGAGGGGAACGAGAACAGAAAGATAGTCTTTTTCCACCTGTTTATGCCGACGGGTGAAGTCGTGAAGATTGAGGTTAACTTCTTCGAGCCGGTACTGTTTGGGGAAAGGAAAGTACAACCCAGAACGCTTCTTGAGGGCGTTAAATTAGAAAATGAAGAAAGGGCATACTTCTTCGAGGAGCTTGAACGGTACACAACGTTCCCCCTCACGGCGTATTCTCCAGAGGAAATTCTGGCCGAGAAGATCAGGGCCATCTTAACGCGGAGGGTTCAGAAGCTGAGGGATTTCTACGACGTTTTCATGCTTTACATGGCGGGTTATGATTACTCGGACGTTATCGATGAGGCCCTTGAGAAGATACGGTTCAGTATGAGGTTCAGTCCGGAAAGGACCATTGAAAACCTCCGGGTGAATCTGGAGTCAATTCAAAATGGCAGGTTCAACGTTGCCCCTGAGCTCATGGAAAACGAGCTTAAACTGGTGCTCACAAAGCCGCCTGAATCCGAGTTCCAAGAGTTCATGAATAACTTTCTCAAGGTTCTTTCCGAAATAGACTTTGATAAAATTCTGAGAAAACAAAAAGGGCCAAATAGGCTCATTTCAGAAATCTGA
- a CDS encoding DNA-directed DNA polymerase II small subunit, with amino-acid sequence MGLIEDLMTNNYLITPSAYYLLVDAYKRDFTLAELIKFAKAKGTFVIDSALAKEFLSQKGAPPMESPAEFSVVESPTVEEHISTETSPSGETRVGIPITSESGVLTAPTTQTAEFIPSSGDASQTFISTGTSSESGEETSEISQSGEEEGSFSEGESFISTGDMEVAEVGGDFESETGVEGVVSSEAPEEVLPVEEVPAENGNGYDNGYVNGEENGNGVKPKVVYGDYGIPIAYVGEEVPEEEKSYSVYADFKISPREGFHYRAREIPDDYEIAFDVKNVKFTLPKAKNAAGKEGDVIIKVYSDYFRSRLKKMRRILRENPEIGGVIDIAKLGYVRGEDEVTIIGLVNSKRETAKGFMFEVEDNTGVIKVFINRNNEESRKFFQIMPDAVIAFRGRYSGRGIFFANRIFLPDVPKFKREKPPLEEKVYAVLISDIHVGSNKFCERAFMRFLEWLNGEVNNKKEEEFVSRIKYMILAGDVVDGIGIYPGQYNELAIPDIFDQYEALANLLSNVPDHITMFIGPGNHDAARTALPQPGFYEEYAKPLFKLKNAIVISNPAVIRLHGRDFLIAHGRGIEDVVNFIPNRSHHRPAEAMLDLLKLRHLAPTFGEKVPIAPDSEDTLVIESVPDLFQAGHVHVMQYKMYNGVFLINTGTWQAQTEFQKMVNIVPTPAKVPIIDIETARLRAVIDFERYCEGV; translated from the coding sequence ATGGGTCTGATCGAGGATTTAATGACCAACAACTATCTAATCACGCCCTCGGCTTACTATCTTCTCGTTGATGCCTATAAGAGAGACTTCACGCTCGCGGAGCTCATAAAGTTTGCAAAGGCAAAGGGAACCTTTGTGATAGACTCTGCACTGGCAAAGGAGTTTCTGTCTCAGAAGGGTGCTCCTCCAATGGAAAGCCCCGCAGAGTTTTCGGTCGTGGAGTCGCCCACTGTTGAAGAACACATCTCCACGGAAACTTCTCCTTCTGGCGAAACTCGTGTGGGAATTCCTATTACCAGTGAATCTGGGGTTTTAACTGCCCCAACAACCCAAACGGCGGAATTTATCCCTTCTTCGGGTGATGCTTCTCAGACGTTCATTTCCACTGGAACTTCCTCTGAAAGCGGCGAGGAGACGTCTGAAATTTCGCAGTCTGGGGAAGAAGAGGGCAGCTTTTCGGAGGGAGAGAGTTTTATTTCCACTGGAGATATGGAAGTTGCAGAGGTTGGAGGGGACTTTGAATCTGAAACCGGGGTCGAGGGGGTCGTTTCTTCCGAGGCTCCTGAGGAAGTCCTTCCCGTGGAGGAAGTTCCGGCCGAGAACGGCAACGGCTACGATAACGGCTACGTGAATGGGGAAGAGAACGGGAACGGCGTCAAGCCAAAGGTCGTGTATGGTGATTATGGGATACCCATCGCGTACGTAGGCGAAGAGGTCCCTGAGGAGGAGAAGAGCTACTCCGTTTACGCAGATTTTAAGATTTCTCCGAGGGAAGGCTTCCACTATCGGGCAAGGGAGATACCGGACGATTATGAGATAGCCTTCGATGTGAAGAACGTTAAGTTCACCCTCCCCAAGGCGAAAAACGCCGCCGGTAAGGAGGGAGACGTCATAATCAAGGTCTACTCCGACTACTTCAGGAGCAGGCTCAAAAAGATGCGCAGAATCCTCCGCGAGAACCCCGAGATTGGCGGGGTGATAGACATAGCCAAGCTGGGCTACGTTAGGGGCGAGGACGAAGTGACCATCATTGGCCTCGTTAACAGCAAACGTGAAACCGCTAAGGGCTTCATGTTCGAGGTGGAGGACAACACGGGCGTCATCAAGGTCTTTATAAACCGCAACAACGAGGAGAGCAGGAAGTTCTTCCAGATAATGCCCGACGCTGTTATAGCCTTCCGCGGACGCTACTCTGGCAGGGGCATATTCTTCGCTAACAGGATATTTCTTCCTGACGTTCCCAAGTTCAAACGCGAGAAGCCGCCCCTTGAGGAGAAAGTGTACGCGGTTCTTATCAGCGACATTCACGTTGGAAGCAACAAGTTCTGCGAGAGGGCCTTCATGCGCTTCTTGGAGTGGCTGAACGGTGAAGTGAACAATAAAAAAGAGGAAGAGTTCGTCAGCAGGATTAAGTATATGATACTTGCGGGGGATGTTGTGGATGGCATCGGCATCTATCCCGGCCAGTATAACGAGCTGGCCATTCCGGATATCTTTGATCAGTATGAGGCGCTGGCGAACCTTCTGAGCAATGTTCCGGATCACATAACGATGTTCATCGGTCCGGGCAACCACGATGCGGCGAGGACTGCCCTGCCACAGCCAGGATTTTACGAAGAGTACGCGAAGCCGCTCTTCAAGCTCAAGAATGCAATTGTAATAAGCAACCCTGCTGTGATACGGCTCCACGGTAGGGATTTCCTCATAGCTCACGGGAGGGGTATCGAGGACGTCGTCAACTTCATCCCGAACAGGAGTCACCACAGGCCTGCAGAGGCGATGCTTGACCTGCTGAAGCTGAGGCACCTCGCACCGACCTTTGGGGAAAAGGTTCCAATCGCTCCGGACTCCGAGGATACCCTCGTCATAGAGTCCGTTCCTGACCTCTTCCAGGCTGGTCACGTCCACGTTATGCAGTACAAGATGTACAACGGCGTTTTTCTGATAAACACCGGCACCTGGCAGGCTCAGACGGAGTTCCAGAAGATGGTGAACATCGTTCCAACACCGGCAAAGGTTCCGATAATCGACATCGAGACCGCCCGGCTGAGGGCAGTGATAGACTTTGAAAGGTACTGTGAGGGTGTCTGA
- a CDS encoding ORC1-type DNA replication protein, with translation MDDNYLDSIFEKYLHAKKIFKNKEVLRHSYTPKELPHRREQIENLAHILVPVLRGETPSNVFVYGKTGTGKTVTIKFVTEELKKISQKYNVPVDVIYVNCEIVDTQYRVLANIVNYFKLESGVEVPLVGWPTDEVYAKLKEVIDAKERFVIIVLDEIDKLIKKSGDDILYSLTRINTELHLAKVSIIGISNDLKFKEYLDARVLSSLSEEEVVFPPYDANQLRDILMQRAKDAFNEGVLDDGVVPLCAALAAREHGDARRALDLLRVAGEIAEREGASKVTERHVWKAQEKIEQDTMEEVIKTLPLHSKVLLYAIVLLDENGELPANTGDVYSVYKSLCDHIDLEPLTQRRVSDLINELDMLGIINAKVVSKGRYGRTKEIRLNVTPYKVKNIYRHDHQLQTVLTISMSRQRRLL, from the coding sequence ATGGACGACAATTACCTGGATTCAATCTTTGAGAAGTACCTTCACGCCAAGAAGATCTTTAAGAATAAAGAGGTTCTCAGACACAGTTACACGCCTAAGGAGCTTCCCCACAGGCGTGAGCAGATTGAGAACCTTGCCCATATCCTTGTTCCCGTTCTCCGCGGTGAGACTCCCTCCAACGTTTTCGTTTACGGAAAAACTGGAACCGGTAAGACCGTAACCATTAAGTTCGTGACTGAGGAGCTTAAGAAGATATCCCAGAAGTACAACGTCCCCGTGGATGTCATATACGTCAACTGCGAGATAGTCGATACACAGTACCGCGTCCTGGCCAACATCGTGAACTACTTCAAGTTGGAGAGTGGGGTTGAGGTTCCCCTCGTCGGCTGGCCCACTGATGAAGTCTACGCTAAGCTCAAGGAGGTTATAGACGCCAAGGAGCGCTTTGTCATAATAGTCTTAGATGAGATAGACAAGCTCATCAAGAAGAGTGGCGACGATATACTGTATTCCCTTACGAGGATAAACACGGAGCTTCACCTTGCCAAGGTGAGCATAATAGGCATATCCAACGACCTCAAGTTTAAGGAGTACCTCGATGCACGCGTTCTCTCGAGCCTTAGCGAGGAGGAGGTTGTCTTTCCGCCATACGACGCCAATCAGCTGAGGGACATACTCATGCAGCGTGCAAAGGACGCCTTCAATGAAGGGGTTCTGGACGACGGCGTTGTTCCCCTATGTGCGGCTTTGGCGGCTAGAGAACACGGCGATGCTCGGCGCGCCCTTGACCTTCTCCGTGTCGCTGGAGAGATAGCCGAGCGTGAGGGGGCCAGCAAGGTCACTGAGAGGCACGTCTGGAAGGCCCAGGAGAAGATCGAGCAGGACACGATGGAGGAGGTTATAAAGACCCTTCCGCTCCATTCGAAGGTCCTCCTCTACGCCATAGTTCTCCTCGACGAGAACGGCGAGCTTCCGGCAAACACCGGTGACGTTTACTCCGTTTACAAGTCCCTCTGCGACCACATCGACCTCGAACCGCTCACACAGAGGCGCGTGAGCGACCTGATAAACGAGCTCGACATGCTCGGCATCATCAACGCCAAAGTCGTCAGCAAGGGCCGCTATGGGAGGACCAAGGAGATCCGCTTGAACGTAACCCCTTATAAGGTTAAGAACATATACCGTCATGACCACCAACTCCAGACCGTGCTGACAATCAGCATGTCCCGCCAGAGGAGGCTGCTCTGA
- a CDS encoding tyrosine-type recombinase/integrase: protein MEEAIEMPQSAFPAIRHVFHSSGKQEYYRRLLQVQNPNQYYVITEEDIDRLFLEFEAKGVSHAHKRSIEYLINTFLKEAAREHQGKYIFTMKDLKDYLGIIRREYPVSYYRKNVTYLKKLFRIAGIDLAESLKAPQEIDIDLTIVTVDDIRHLIQLVDSLHLSWRFEDWKKDQFITAMLLMAVTGMRVSELARVPLKDIDLENRRIYLNTSQTKTKQSRVVFSRKNYRNSCRSTFKLTSQIYMSLWRRFRKCNVHSEEKAR from the coding sequence TTGGAAGAAGCCATAGAAATGCCCCAATCAGCATTTCCAGCAATTAGACACGTTTTCCACAGCAGTGGTAAGCAAGAATACTACAGAAGGCTCCTCCAGGTTCAGAATCCAAACCAGTACTACGTAATCACCGAGGAAGACATTGATAGGTTGTTCCTCGAATTCGAAGCCAAAGGCGTTAGCCACGCACACAAAAGGAGCATTGAATACTTAATCAACACATTCCTGAAAGAGGCTGCAAGGGAACACCAAGGGAAATACATATTCACAATGAAAGACCTGAAGGATTATCTTGGGATCATCAGAAGGGAATACCCGGTATCCTACTATCGCAAAAACGTGACTTATCTAAAGAAGCTTTTCAGAATTGCGGGAATTGACCTTGCAGAATCCCTGAAGGCGCCGCAGGAAATAGACATTGATCTGACTATCGTGACGGTTGATGACATCAGACACTTGATACAGTTGGTCGATTCTCTCCACCTCAGCTGGCGTTTCGAGGACTGGAAGAAAGATCAGTTTATCACCGCAATGCTCCTGATGGCAGTTACAGGAATGAGGGTCAGCGAACTGGCAAGAGTGCCCCTAAAAGATATTGATCTCGAAAACCGCAGAATTTATCTCAACACTTCCCAGACAAAAACAAAGCAGAGCCGGGTGGTATTTTCACGGAAGAACTACAGGAACTCCTGCAGGAGTACATTCAAACTTACAAGCCAAATTTACATGAGCCTCTGGCGACGGTTCCGCAAATGCAACGTCCATTCAGAAGAAAAAGCCCGCTAA
- a CDS encoding DNA-directed DNA polymerase II large subunit: MAEIYSSEMRAYFESLQREIDRAYEVARKARAQGKDPSLDVEVPQATDMAGRVESLVGPKGVAERIRELVKEYGKELAALKVVDEIIEGKFGDLGSKERYAEQAVRTALAILTEGIVSAPLEGIADVKIKRNTWDDNSEYLALYYAGPIRSSGGTAQALSVLVGDYVRKKLGLDRFKPSEKHIERMVEEIDLYHRAVTRLQYHPEADEVRLAMKNIPIEITGEETDKVEVSHRDVPGVETNHLRGGAILVLAEGVLQKAKKLVKYIDKMGVEGWDWIKEFVDAKEKGKKAEEPKPAESKAEDSGAREGIEEKVEKGFYYELYERFKANIAPNKKYTKEIIGGRPLFAEPSENGGFRLRYGRSRVSGFATWSVNPATMLILDEFIAIGTQMKTERPGKGCIVTPATTVEGPIVKLKNGSVIRVDDYETALRVRNEIEEILYVGDALVNFGDFVENNQTLLPANYAEEWWVQDFVKAIAETYEVELKPFSDNPREAIEEAAEYLEVDADFLENLLKDPLRVRPSVELAIHLSKVLDVPFHPHYTLYWNTLRPEEVEELQRVLVGAQIEWDEHMKNKFARKVVLDNDPKIKRYLELLGLPHRLERTEDRKKVIVVDYPWSAALLTPLGNLEWEFRAKPFFTVIDIINENNRIKLRDRGISWIGARMGRPEKAKERKMKPPVQVLFPIGLAGGSSRDIKKAAEEGKVTSVEIAFFKCPKCGHTGPEHICPRCGTRKELLWHCAKCNVDYSEDEAENFDFHCPKCGTELKPYARRTIKPSELLRAAMENVKVYGIDKLKGVQGMTSGYKMAEPLEKGLLRAKNDVYVFKDGTIRFDATDAPITHFKPKEIGTSVEKLRELGYTHDFEGKPLERDDQILELKVQDVILPYEAGRYLLKVARFIDDLLEKFYGLPRFYNAEKMEDLVGHLVIGLAPHTSAGIIGRIIGFSDVLVGYAHPYYHAAKRRNCDGDEDSVMLLMDALLNFSRYYLPEKRGGKMDAPLVVTTRLDPREVDSEVHNMDVVRYYPLEFYDATYEMKSPKEIKFIERVEDRLGKPEMYEGLKFTHDTDDIGLGPKMSLYKQLGDMVEKVERQLALAERIRAVDEHHVAETIINSHLVPDLRGNLRSFTRQEFRCVKCNTKYRRPPLTGKCPKCGGKIVLTVSKGAIEKYLPTAKMLVTKYSVLDYTRQRICLTEKDIKSLFENVFPERQRTLMGFSADVCEKMIKERTGKSNGRNGYLDELKANGKLKQKSKVGKKKESGASKRSEKKVKPSQGLEKAVKKERAAMKKKKKGISLDEFFGS; encoded by the coding sequence ATGGCTGAGATTTACTCTTCCGAAATGAGGGCCTACTTTGAATCACTCCAGCGCGAGATAGACCGGGCTTACGAGGTGGCGAGAAAGGCCCGCGCTCAGGGCAAGGATCCGAGCCTCGACGTTGAGGTTCCTCAAGCCACTGACATGGCAGGCCGTGTTGAGAGCCTCGTCGGGCCTAAGGGCGTTGCCGAGAGAATACGGGAGCTCGTCAAAGAGTACGGGAAGGAGCTTGCGGCGCTGAAGGTGGTAGATGAAATCATCGAGGGCAAGTTCGGTGATCTGGGGAGCAAGGAGCGCTACGCTGAACAGGCCGTCAGAACGGCTTTAGCAATCTTGACCGAGGGTATAGTTTCCGCCCCCCTTGAGGGTATTGCTGACGTTAAAATCAAGCGCAACACATGGGATGACAATTCGGAATACCTGGCCCTCTACTATGCCGGGCCGATAAGGAGCTCCGGCGGAACGGCTCAAGCTTTGAGCGTCCTCGTCGGCGACTACGTGCGGAAGAAGCTCGGCCTTGACCGATTCAAGCCCAGCGAGAAGCACATAGAGAGAATGGTGGAGGAGATAGACCTCTACCACAGGGCAGTTACAAGGCTGCAGTACCACCCGGAGGCAGACGAGGTAAGACTCGCCATGAAGAACATCCCCATCGAGATAACCGGTGAAGAGACCGACAAGGTCGAAGTCAGCCACCGTGACGTTCCCGGCGTTGAGACCAACCATCTCCGCGGCGGTGCCATACTCGTCCTCGCTGAGGGTGTCCTCCAGAAGGCCAAGAAGCTCGTCAAGTACATAGACAAGATGGGCGTTGAGGGCTGGGACTGGATAAAGGAGTTCGTAGATGCCAAGGAGAAGGGCAAGAAGGCAGAAGAGCCCAAGCCTGCCGAGTCTAAAGCTGAGGATTCCGGTGCAAGGGAGGGTATTGAGGAGAAGGTTGAGAAGGGCTTCTACTACGAGCTCTACGAGCGCTTTAAGGCCAACATTGCCCCCAACAAGAAGTACACGAAGGAGATAATCGGTGGAAGGCCGCTCTTCGCCGAGCCCTCCGAGAACGGCGGCTTCCGTCTGCGCTACGGCCGTTCCCGCGTCAGCGGCTTCGCCACTTGGAGCGTGAACCCCGCCACCATGCTGATCCTCGACGAGTTCATAGCGATTGGAACCCAGATGAAGACGGAAAGGCCCGGCAAGGGCTGTATAGTTACCCCCGCAACCACCGTCGAAGGCCCGATAGTCAAGCTCAAGAACGGGAGCGTTATACGGGTTGATGACTACGAGACCGCTTTGAGGGTGAGAAACGAAATAGAGGAGATACTCTACGTCGGCGACGCTTTAGTAAACTTCGGCGACTTCGTTGAGAACAACCAGACGCTTTTACCTGCCAACTACGCCGAGGAATGGTGGGTTCAGGATTTCGTCAAAGCTATAGCCGAGACCTACGAGGTTGAGCTTAAGCCATTCTCCGACAACCCACGCGAAGCCATAGAGGAGGCGGCGGAATACCTTGAGGTCGACGCAGACTTCCTTGAAAACCTGCTGAAGGATCCGCTCCGCGTTAGGCCCAGTGTTGAGCTGGCGATACACCTATCGAAGGTCCTCGATGTTCCGTTTCATCCCCACTACACCCTCTACTGGAACACGCTCAGGCCAGAAGAAGTTGAGGAGCTCCAGCGGGTTCTGGTTGGCGCTCAGATAGAGTGGGACGAGCACATGAAGAATAAGTTCGCGAGGAAGGTAGTTCTCGACAACGACCCCAAGATAAAGCGCTACCTTGAACTCCTTGGATTGCCACACAGGCTTGAGAGAACTGAAGACAGGAAGAAGGTTATAGTGGTCGATTACCCGTGGAGTGCAGCTCTGCTAACACCCCTGGGCAACCTCGAATGGGAGTTCAGGGCGAAGCCCTTCTTCACCGTCATAGACATTATCAACGAGAACAACAGGATAAAGCTCCGCGATAGGGGCATAAGCTGGATTGGGGCCAGGATGGGCAGGCCCGAGAAGGCCAAGGAGAGGAAGATGAAACCGCCGGTTCAGGTTCTCTTCCCGATAGGCCTCGCCGGTGGCTCCAGCAGGGACATTAAGAAAGCCGCCGAGGAAGGCAAGGTAACGAGCGTGGAGATAGCCTTCTTCAAGTGCCCCAAATGCGGTCACACCGGGCCAGAGCACATCTGCCCTCGCTGCGGAACGAGAAAGGAGCTCCTCTGGCACTGCGCCAAGTGCAACGTTGATTATTCCGAGGACGAGGCCGAGAACTTTGACTTCCACTGCCCCAAGTGCGGCACCGAGCTGAAGCCCTATGCGAGGAGGACGATAAAGCCATCGGAGCTTCTCCGCGCGGCGATGGAGAACGTCAAGGTCTACGGCATCGACAAGCTCAAGGGCGTCCAGGGTATGACCTCGGGCTACAAGATGGCCGAGCCGCTTGAGAAGGGCCTGCTGAGGGCTAAAAATGACGTCTACGTCTTTAAGGATGGTACGATCCGTTTCGACGCCACCGACGCCCCGATAACCCACTTCAAGCCGAAGGAGATTGGGACGAGCGTTGAGAAGCTCCGCGAGCTCGGATACACCCACGACTTCGAGGGTAAGCCGCTCGAAAGGGACGACCAGATACTTGAGCTGAAGGTTCAGGACGTCATACTGCCCTACGAGGCCGGAAGGTACCTCCTCAAGGTGGCCCGCTTCATCGACGACCTCCTTGAGAAGTTCTATGGCCTGCCAAGGTTTTACAACGCCGAGAAGATGGAAGACCTCGTTGGACATCTCGTGATAGGACTTGCTCCCCACACCTCGGCTGGAATCATAGGCCGGATAATAGGCTTCTCCGACGTTCTGGTGGGATATGCTCACCCGTATTACCATGCCGCCAAAAGACGCAACTGCGACGGGGATGAGGATAGTGTGATGTTACTTATGGACGCATTATTGAACTTTTCTCGTTACTATCTGCCCGAGAAGCGCGGCGGCAAGATGGACGCGCCTTTAGTCGTTACCACGCGCCTCGATCCAAGAGAGGTTGACAGCGAGGTTCACAACATGGACGTCGTCAGATACTATCCCTTGGAGTTCTACGACGCCACCTACGAGATGAAGTCGCCCAAGGAGATTAAGTTCATCGAGCGCGTTGAGGACAGGCTTGGCAAACCGGAGATGTACGAGGGACTGAAGTTCACCCACGATACGGACGACATCGGCCTCGGCCCGAAGATGAGCCTGTACAAACAGCTCGGCGACATGGTTGAGAAGGTCGAGCGCCAGCTGGCTTTAGCAGAGCGCATCCGCGCGGTGGACGAACACCACGTGGCCGAGACGATAATCAACTCCCACCTTGTCCCCGACCTGAGGGGCAACCTTAGGAGCTTCACGAGGCAGGAGTTCCGGTGTGTGAAGTGTAACACCAAATACAGAAGGCCGCCGCTGACCGGCAAGTGCCCCAAGTGCGGCGGCAAGATAGTCCTGACAGTCAGCAAAGGTGCCATTGAGAAGTATCTGCCAACTGCCAAAATGCTCGTTACAAAGTACAGCGTCCTGGATTACACGAGGCAGAGGATATGTCTGACCGAGAAGGACATCAAGAGCCTTTTCGAGAACGTCTTTCCGGAGAGGCAGAGAACGCTGATGGGCTTTTCCGCTGATGTCTGTGAGAAGATGATAAAGGAAAGGACTGGCAAGTCCAACGGGCGGAACGGCTACCTCGATGAGCTGAAGGCGAACGGAAAGCTCAAGCAGAAGTCAAAAGTGGGGAAAAAGAAGGAATCCGGGGCTTCCAAGCGCTCTGAGAAGAAGGTAAAGCCATCGCAGGGGCTGGAGAAGGCGGTCAAGAAGGAAAGGGCTGCCATGAAGAAGAAAAAGAAGGGCATAAGCCTCGACGAGTTCTTCGGCTCTTAG
- a CDS encoding tyrosine-type recombinase/integrase, producing MRRTGLIRLEYRPEELQYLISSDDVEEMLADYASSHSISETYRKELERFVWQFLRFVKTGRLESGNRIKAPTNREEYVVSRRVLVEYVRALIRAGYANSSMTKRLQAVILLLRMMGVSEVLIDALKDPLRKVNTARKIEQEENTPDLTLEDAREFFKRLELLFQLGRLKEKQYAKALAFALLLFSTGRRVSEVVQLRIDDIDFETHAIKLPAARTKEGKLLGIEGHKIVFMTREAEYAVKYYLELSGDEIRRRDGYLFMRPGKRSLKDTFLHKIAKKSRNLEDLGANLNFITSDGLHRFEIKYFRKLLIQEWERRAEEKGMNNEKVFGAVRKLTGHRPSNDVHRTNYARISVQELWKYYRELYYDISVLTEGQKRMIGILPRKTASKPTIPEGSFNSPSKTNATIQHGMALMAPVHSAEYTGLLN from the coding sequence ATGCGTAGGACGGGTTTAATCAGACTGGAATACCGGCCTGAGGAGCTTCAGTACCTTATCTCAAGCGACGACGTTGAGGAAATGCTCGCAGACTATGCATCAAGCCACAGCATCTCTGAGACATACAGAAAAGAGCTTGAAAGGTTTGTGTGGCAGTTCCTGAGGTTTGTAAAGACGGGGCGGCTTGAATCAGGAAATAGAATAAAAGCCCCAACCAATAGGGAAGAGTACGTTGTTTCACGAAGAGTTTTGGTGGAATATGTAAGAGCCCTCATAAGGGCTGGATACGCAAACTCATCAATGACAAAAAGACTGCAGGCAGTGATTTTACTGCTGAGGATGATGGGAGTTTCGGAAGTCCTGATAGATGCGCTGAAGGACCCGTTGAGGAAAGTAAACACAGCAAGAAAAATCGAGCAGGAGGAAAATACTCCGGATCTAACACTCGAAGATGCCAGAGAGTTCTTTAAAAGACTGGAACTGCTGTTTCAGCTCGGTAGATTGAAAGAAAAACAGTATGCCAAGGCACTGGCGTTTGCACTGCTGCTCTTCAGCACGGGCAGGAGAGTCAGCGAGGTGGTGCAGCTCAGGATTGATGACATCGACTTTGAAACACACGCCATTAAACTACCTGCCGCCAGAACAAAGGAAGGCAAACTGCTGGGAATAGAGGGCCACAAAATAGTATTCATGACCAGGGAGGCTGAGTATGCGGTGAAATACTACTTGGAACTCAGTGGGGATGAAATCAGAAGGCGGGATGGATATCTCTTCATGCGACCGGGCAAGAGAAGCTTGAAGGACACGTTCCTGCACAAGATAGCGAAGAAAAGCAGAAATCTGGAGGATCTTGGCGCAAATCTGAATTTTATCACCAGCGATGGACTGCACAGATTCGAAATCAAGTACTTTCGAAAGCTCCTCATACAGGAATGGGAGAGGAGGGCTGAAGAGAAGGGAATGAACAATGAGAAGGTATTTGGGGCGGTCAGGAAGCTAACTGGACACAGGCCATCAAACGATGTCCACAGAACCAACTATGCCAGAATAAGTGTGCAGGAGCTCTGGAAGTACTACAGAGAGCTCTACTACGATATCAGTGTGCTCACGGAAGGGCAGAAGAGGATGATAGGGATATTGCCAAGAAAAACCGCCTCTAAACCCACGATCCCTGAGGGAAGCTTCAACAGTCCTTCAAAGACAAATGCTACCATTCAACATGGGATGGCATTAATGGCTCCGGTTCACAGTGCGGAGTACACGGGCCTCTTGAATTGA
- a CDS encoding YbjN domain-containing protein: MGDIETQVLEWLKAGSDTAEDIVDLPWSIRRVGSGMYVAEHPRMPFSLLVTFSEDFIHLLAPLGLETFPMTKDEKLRVYHTLLRLNDQVNLMKFTLSGMDDDVYLRVDLDKKTLGKDEFNDALTALLIGLMSAVSALGLEEAFAKELFDRIVGMVLERVERGASRDELMRFLTVKVGMSVEDAKNLLDEVFAAKKEMEEQGKDVGYF, encoded by the coding sequence ATGGGTGATATTGAAACCCAGGTTCTTGAGTGGCTCAAGGCAGGCAGCGATACGGCCGAGGACATAGTTGACCTTCCGTGGTCCATCCGAAGGGTGGGGTCCGGCATGTACGTGGCCGAGCATCCGAGGATGCCGTTCTCACTGCTGGTGACGTTTTCAGAGGATTTCATCCATTTGCTGGCCCCCCTGGGCCTTGAAACGTTCCCCATGACGAAGGATGAGAAGCTCAGGGTGTACCACACCCTCCTTCGTCTCAATGACCAGGTGAACCTCATGAAGTTCACGCTCTCGGGAATGGACGATGACGTTTACCTCCGCGTTGATCTGGACAAGAAGACTCTCGGCAAGGACGAGTTCAACGACGCTCTGACGGCGTTGCTCATAGGCTTGATGTCCGCGGTTTCAGCCCTGGGTCTGGAAGAGGCCTTTGCGAAGGAACTCTTTGACCGCATCGTGGGGATGGTCTTGGAGAGGGTTGAACGCGGCGCCAGCAGGGATGAGCTCATGAGGTTTCTCACGGTTAAGGTCGGCATGAGCGTTGAGGATGCCAAAAATCTTCTCGACGAAGTGTTCGCGGCTAAGAAAGAAATGGAAGAGCAGGGAAAGGACGTTGGGTACTTCTGA